The Caulobacter sp. FWC26 genome contains a region encoding:
- a CDS encoding sulfite exporter TauE/SafE family protein, protein MDPTLLTAALSGALVALLLTLFGGGGSVLATPLLLYVVGVRDPHVAIGTSAAAVAVNAAVGLAAQAKAGRVKWPCALTFGAPGLVGSLLGAHLAKAVNGQHLLAWFALAMAAVGLSMFRAPSSPGDPDVQIDSAKASRLVPVGAATGLAAGFFGIGGGFLIAPGLMAATGMTLANAAASSLVSVTLFGAATSLSYAASGLVDGRLFPALIVGGAGGVAIGAQLAPRLAARALLARRLFAVMIVATAGYVAWRALA, encoded by the coding sequence ATGGACCCCACCCTGCTGACCGCCGCTCTGAGCGGCGCGCTGGTCGCGCTGCTGCTGACCCTGTTCGGCGGCGGCGGGTCCGTGCTGGCTACGCCGTTGCTGCTGTATGTCGTCGGCGTGCGCGACCCGCACGTGGCGATCGGCACCTCGGCTGCCGCCGTGGCCGTCAACGCCGCCGTGGGCCTGGCCGCCCAGGCCAAGGCCGGGCGTGTCAAATGGCCCTGCGCCCTGACCTTCGGCGCGCCCGGCCTCGTCGGTTCGCTGCTGGGAGCGCATCTGGCCAAGGCCGTCAATGGCCAGCATCTGCTGGCCTGGTTCGCCCTGGCCATGGCGGCGGTGGGCCTGTCGATGTTCCGCGCGCCCAGCTCGCCGGGCGATCCCGACGTCCAGATCGACTCGGCCAAGGCCTCGCGGCTGGTCCCGGTCGGGGCGGCGACGGGGCTGGCCGCCGGCTTCTTCGGCATCGGCGGCGGCTTTCTCATCGCGCCGGGCTTGATGGCGGCGACCGGCATGACCCTGGCCAATGCGGCGGCCTCGTCGCTCGTCTCGGTCACCCTGTTCGGGGCGGCGACCAGCCTCAGCTATGCCGCCTCGGGCCTGGTCGACGGCCGGCTGTTCCCGGCCCTGATCGTCGGCGGCGCCGGCGGCGTGGCGATCGGCGCCCAGCTCGCCCCGCGCTTAGCCGCTCGGGCCCTGCTGGCGCGGCGTCTGTTCGCCGTGATGATCGTCGCCACGGCGGGCTATGTCGCCTGGCGCGCGCTGGCGTGA
- a CDS encoding SDR family NAD(P)-dependent oxidoreductase has translation MAQSKSVVITGVSTGIGHAATKVLISRGIHVFGSVRKAADGERLKAEFGEAFTPLIFDVVDEAAVRAGARQVEAALGGKTLAGLVNNAGIAVAGPLLYLPVEEFRHQLEVNLTGVLNATQTFAPLLGAGGERVSEPGRIVNISSVGGRNANPFMGPYCTTKFGLEGFSESLRRELLPFGVDVVVVAPGAVATPIWDKADQVDITRYANTPYAKALERMRGFMLSLGKSGLPPERIGETIATALTAPAPKVRYVVSPSPMQVLMTEILPKRTIDKATGKRLGLI, from the coding sequence GTGGCTCAGTCAAAATCCGTCGTGATCACCGGCGTCTCGACCGGCATCGGCCATGCGGCGACCAAGGTGCTGATCAGCCGGGGCATTCACGTCTTCGGCAGCGTCCGCAAGGCCGCCGACGGCGAGCGCTTGAAGGCCGAGTTCGGCGAGGCGTTCACTCCGCTGATCTTCGATGTGGTCGACGAGGCGGCGGTGCGCGCCGGGGCCAGACAGGTCGAGGCGGCGCTGGGCGGCAAGACGCTGGCGGGTCTCGTCAACAACGCCGGCATCGCCGTCGCCGGTCCCCTGCTCTATCTGCCGGTCGAAGAGTTCCGCCACCAGCTGGAGGTCAATCTGACCGGCGTGCTGAACGCCACCCAGACCTTCGCGCCGCTCTTGGGCGCGGGCGGCGAGCGGGTCAGCGAGCCTGGCCGGATCGTCAACATCTCGTCGGTGGGCGGCCGCAACGCCAACCCTTTCATGGGGCCCTACTGCACGACCAAGTTCGGGCTGGAGGGCTTTTCGGAGTCGCTGCGCCGCGAACTTCTGCCGTTCGGCGTCGACGTGGTGGTCGTGGCCCCCGGCGCGGTCGCGACGCCAATCTGGGACAAGGCCGACCAGGTCGACATCACCCGCTACGCCAACACGCCCTACGCCAAGGCGCTGGAGCGGATGCGCGGCTTCATGCTGAGTCTGGGCAAGTCGGGTCTGCCGCCCGAGCGCATCGGCGAGACCATCGCCACGGCCCTGACCGCCCCCGCGCCCAAGGTTCGCTATGTCGTGTCGCCCTCGCCGATGCAGGTGCTGATGACCGAGATTCTGCCCAAGCGGACAATCGACAAGGCCACCGGCAAGCGGTTGGGTTTGATCTAA
- a CDS encoding PAS domain S-box protein, which yields MASIFGVTSDRLGRIVEEAASEVYIFSADDFLFRLVNKGARDNLGYTIEELRRLTPWDIKPNISKNEFLKLIEPLKNKSIERLDFETNHRRKDGTEYNVSVKLQIFDDEEDKVFYAAIKDITTHVTIERELRDTVRRLDAILDNTSMSVFLMNEQQRCVFMNKAAERLTGFAFHETEGRILHDVIHHSRPDGSPFPLAECAIDRAFPENAGTQGEEVFVHKDGSFYPVAFTASPIRDDQAKVIGTIIEVRDISLEKRNEEARKLLMREVDHRARNVLSIVQSLTRLTRADGLESYRTILAGRIDALARAQTSLATRQWEGGRLEDVVRDELDALCPRDHVDVAGPEVNLSPEQVQPISLLLHELATNANKYGACSQGGGRVAVTWTVSDRRVTLSWRERGGPAVTPPTRQGFGSILADNVVRQLKGAIRRAWEPSGLLVEIIFPL from the coding sequence ATGGCTAGCATATTCGGCGTCACAAGCGATCGCCTCGGCCGAATTGTCGAAGAAGCCGCGAGTGAAGTCTATATATTCTCTGCCGATGATTTTCTTTTTCGACTTGTGAACAAAGGGGCCCGAGACAATCTCGGCTACACCATAGAAGAGCTTCGACGCCTCACACCATGGGACATCAAGCCAAATATAAGTAAAAACGAGTTTTTAAAACTAATTGAGCCGCTCAAAAATAAATCTATTGAGCGACTGGATTTCGAAACAAATCACCGCCGGAAGGACGGAACAGAGTATAACGTCTCCGTAAAACTGCAGATTTTCGACGACGAGGAAGATAAGGTATTTTACGCAGCGATTAAAGACATAACGACGCATGTTACTATAGAACGTGAGCTAAGAGATACAGTCAGGCGGCTCGACGCCATACTCGACAACACATCGATGTCTGTGTTTTTGATGAATGAACAGCAACGCTGCGTGTTCATGAACAAGGCGGCTGAGAGATTAACGGGTTTTGCTTTTCACGAAACTGAAGGGCGTATTCTTCACGACGTCATTCATCATTCTCGCCCTGACGGCTCGCCGTTTCCCCTTGCGGAATGTGCGATCGACAGAGCTTTCCCCGAGAACGCGGGCACACAAGGCGAAGAAGTTTTTGTGCACAAGGACGGCTCCTTCTACCCCGTCGCCTTTACCGCAAGCCCTATCAGGGATGATCAGGCCAAGGTGATCGGGACGATTATCGAGGTCCGCGATATCAGCCTTGAAAAGCGCAACGAAGAAGCGCGGAAACTTCTGATGCGCGAGGTTGATCACCGGGCGCGGAACGTGCTGTCGATCGTGCAATCCCTGACTCGGCTGACCCGCGCCGACGGGCTCGAAAGCTACAGAACTATTCTTGCCGGTAGGATTGACGCGCTGGCGCGCGCCCAAACCTCTCTGGCGACGCGCCAATGGGAAGGAGGGCGCCTGGAAGATGTGGTGAGGGACGAGCTTGACGCTCTGTGTCCCAGAGATCACGTCGATGTCGCGGGCCCGGAGGTCAACCTATCGCCAGAACAGGTCCAGCCCATCAGCCTCTTGCTTCACGAATTGGCCACCAACGCCAACAAGTACGGCGCTTGCAGCCAAGGTGGAGGTCGAGTGGCGGTGACCTGGACGGTTAGCGACAGGCGGGTGACACTCTCGTGGCGGGAGCGCGGAGGTCCCGCGGTGACGCCCCCCACGCGACAGGGCTTCGGATCCATACTCGCGGACAACGTCGTACGGCAGCTTAAGGGCGCTATTCGTCGCGCCTGGGAGCCCAGCGGCCTGCTCGTTGAAATTATATTCCCCCTTTGA
- a CDS encoding WbqC family protein — translation MTAFSPPRTAVIMQPTYLPYLGYFQLMAAASVFVCLDDVQFARRSWQSRNRILTAQGELMLTVPVKKHDRDTPIHAIQIDDSQPWRDKHLAAIRHAYGKRPFFAEGWAFVSEQLSRERDGGLADLTCGLTQAAAAQLGIAPKVVRASDLKAPGARSEHLLAICRAVQAEAYVSPMGSADYMEEDGVFQAAGFPARFQPFRLIEYPQGREPFTPYMGFVDALMNVGWAGMRELVAV, via the coding sequence ATGACCGCGTTTTCGCCTCCTCGGACGGCGGTGATCATGCAGCCGACCTATCTGCCATATCTGGGCTATTTCCAGCTGATGGCGGCCGCATCGGTGTTCGTCTGCCTGGACGACGTGCAGTTCGCCCGCCGCTCATGGCAGTCGCGCAACCGCATCCTCACCGCTCAGGGCGAGCTGATGCTGACGGTGCCGGTCAAGAAACACGACCGCGACACGCCGATCCACGCGATCCAGATCGACGACAGCCAGCCCTGGCGCGACAAGCACTTGGCCGCCATCCGCCACGCCTACGGCAAGCGACCATTCTTCGCCGAGGGCTGGGCGTTCGTCTCCGAGCAGCTGTCCCGCGAACGCGACGGGGGCCTCGCGGACCTGACCTGCGGCCTGACGCAGGCGGCGGCGGCGCAACTGGGGATCGCACCAAAGGTCGTCCGGGCCTCCGACCTCAAGGCTCCCGGGGCGCGGTCGGAACATCTCCTGGCCATCTGCCGGGCGGTCCAGGCCGAGGCCTACGTCTCGCCCATGGGCTCAGCCGACTACATGGAGGAAGACGGGGTCTTCCAAGCCGCCGGCTTCCCCGCGCGGTTCCAGCCGTTCCGGCTGATCGAGTACCCACAGGGCCGCGAGCCGTTCACACCGTACATGGGCTTCGTCGACGCGTTGATGAACGTCGGCTGGGCCGGGATGCGGGAACTGGTGGCGGTTTAG
- a CDS encoding FAD/NAD(P)-binding protein, translated as MSNPQRIRIVGGGLTGVLAAFEAHRLGWRDITIQERFEALGGVARCKVIHGREMRDGCVYFGGETDPIVQTLSAHGARFTTFDNRFGSISADFEGRRVFTWDFGGPAIDCPAYKVKNPADDSLAARLAAYPPEIAATLEDYVRWHLGADPALVHSDAVIPMAINRVFPAAADLTALAHAKTTDPWTDELYAIPRGLSGRTANLVASLPEGGFARMFDSLHAALVKLGVKVELNCLVPPRQLLAETSPDETIVWAANPTPLFKPLGLAAPSLVKKTFFTYVYEVEAFDGPCPVYVQNFTAQGATFRAYLYESGGAKLVVAECVREADLKTLPGELRTLLSGFGAATIGPMVHTDAQPRWIYHSLEAIAGLKALRGQLAARFGDRFIPGAWEPYAKAAKLAEVNAALARARDVAAPAAARAG; from the coding sequence GTGAGTAACCCCCAGCGGATCCGCATCGTCGGCGGCGGCCTGACCGGCGTGCTGGCGGCCTTCGAGGCCCATCGCCTGGGCTGGCGCGACATCACTATCCAGGAACGCTTCGAGGCCCTGGGCGGCGTCGCGCGCTGCAAGGTGATCCATGGCCGCGAGATGCGTGACGGCTGCGTGTATTTCGGCGGCGAGACCGATCCAATCGTCCAGACCCTGAGCGCCCACGGCGCGCGGTTCACCACCTTCGACAATCGCTTTGGCTCGATCAGCGCCGACTTCGAGGGCCGGCGGGTGTTCACCTGGGACTTCGGCGGCCCGGCGATCGACTGCCCGGCCTACAAGGTCAAGAATCCCGCCGACGACAGCCTGGCCGCGCGGCTGGCCGCCTATCCGCCCGAGATCGCCGCCACGCTGGAGGACTATGTCCGCTGGCATCTCGGCGCCGATCCGGCTCTGGTGCACAGCGACGCGGTGATCCCCATGGCCATCAACCGGGTGTTCCCGGCGGCGGCCGATCTGACGGCCCTGGCCCACGCCAAGACGACCGATCCGTGGACAGACGAACTCTACGCCATCCCGCGCGGACTGTCGGGGCGCACCGCCAACTTGGTCGCCAGCCTGCCCGAAGGCGGCTTCGCCCGCATGTTCGACAGCCTGCACGCGGCCCTCGTCAAGCTTGGCGTCAAGGTCGAGCTGAACTGCCTGGTCCCGCCGCGTCAGCTGCTGGCCGAGACTTCGCCCGACGAGACCATCGTCTGGGCCGCCAACCCGACACCGCTGTTCAAGCCTCTGGGTCTGGCGGCGCCCTCGCTGGTGAAGAAGACCTTCTTCACCTACGTCTATGAGGTCGAGGCCTTCGACGGCCCCTGCCCGGTCTACGTCCAGAACTTCACCGCCCAAGGCGCGACCTTCCGCGCCTATCTCTATGAGAGCGGCGGCGCCAAGCTGGTGGTGGCCGAGTGCGTGCGCGAGGCGGATCTGAAGACCCTGCCCGGCGAGCTGCGGACCCTGCTGTCGGGCTTTGGCGCCGCGACAATCGGCCCGATGGTCCATACCGACGCCCAGCCGCGCTGGATCTACCATTCGCTGGAGGCGATCGCCGGCCTCAAGGCGCTGCGCGGCCAGCTCGCCGCCCGCTTTGGCGATCGCTTCATCCCCGGCGCCTGGGAGCCCTACGCCAAGGCCGCCAAACTGGCCGAGGTCAACGCCGCTCTGGCCCGCGCCCGCGACGTCGCCGCGCCAGCCGCCGCCCGAGCCGGATGA
- a CDS encoding bifunctional 2-polyprenyl-6-hydroxyphenol methylase/3-demethylubiquinol 3-O-methyltransferase UbiG, whose protein sequence is MRALPDIRGLKYPDEFIARHFFKRGLHQRTGRVVELGGGTGNNLSLYAAYGWDLTNVDYSSAALADCRWNLGDAVTLIEADLSKGLPDLGATPIDVLLIPNLLCYLTSAQASAVLTAARARLAPGAEVFVRTRLIDDYRCGRGVEEEPNGWRMTTAETGEAGLFNLFYTEDGLVRRLVDELGLIAPTALKVSFDNIQNGVRVAPNSDLVVWGATA, encoded by the coding sequence ATGCGCGCCCTGCCCGACATTCGCGGTCTGAAATATCCGGACGAGTTCATAGCCCGGCACTTCTTCAAGCGTGGCCTGCACCAGCGTACCGGCCGGGTGGTCGAGCTGGGCGGCGGGACGGGCAACAACCTGTCGCTTTACGCCGCCTATGGCTGGGACCTGACCAACGTCGACTATTCGTCGGCGGCGCTGGCCGACTGCCGCTGGAACCTGGGCGATGCCGTCACCCTGATCGAGGCGGATCTGTCCAAGGGCCTGCCCGACCTCGGCGCGACGCCGATTGACGTGCTTCTGATCCCCAACCTCCTCTGCTATCTGACGAGCGCCCAGGCGAGCGCCGTGCTGACCGCCGCCCGGGCGCGGCTGGCCCCGGGCGCCGAGGTGTTTGTCCGCACGCGCCTCATCGACGACTACCGCTGCGGCAGGGGCGTCGAGGAAGAGCCGAACGGCTGGCGGATGACCACGGCCGAGACCGGCGAGGCGGGTCTGTTCAACCTGTTCTACACCGAGGACGGCTTGGTGCGCCGCCTAGTCGACGAGCTGGGCCTCATCGCCCCCACCGCCCTGAAGGTGTCGTTCGACAACATCCAGAACGGCGTGCGCGTCGCGCCCAACAGCGATCTCGTGGTCTGGGGAGCAACAGCGTGA
- the pseG gene encoding UDP-2,4-diacetamido-2,4,6-trideoxy-beta-L-altropyranose hydrolase, with protein MTRRVIFVCAAGPSIGGGHVMRSLTLARALAARGAACAFLATPEVAAVLDAFGPDMARTDTTEPFDAVVFDNYALSADDHLAIAKGRPTLVIDDLADRPLAADLVLDAGPARRPEDYAGLVPAHARFLLGPNHAPVRPAFVALREAALARRAKRGPVGRILVSLGMTDVGGITGRVVALLAPMLGDITLDLVVGSAAPSLSALRSLAAEDPRLVLHVDAQDMPHRVLEADLAIGAGGSTTWERCVLALPALTLILADNQIAAAHALEAAGVTPCLDLNAADFETAFVALAQSLITDADRRAALSASSATVCDGRGADRVAEAFWGLI; from the coding sequence ATGACGCGCCGCGTCATCTTCGTCTGCGCGGCCGGCCCCAGCATCGGCGGGGGCCACGTGATGCGGTCCCTGACGCTGGCGCGGGCGCTCGCGGCGCGCGGGGCGGCCTGCGCCTTCCTTGCGACACCCGAGGTCGCAGCTGTGCTTGACGCCTTCGGCCCCGACATGGCCCGCACGGACACGACCGAGCCGTTCGACGCCGTGGTCTTCGACAACTACGCCCTATCCGCCGACGACCACCTCGCGATCGCCAAGGGCCGTCCGACCCTGGTCATCGACGACCTGGCTGACCGACCGCTGGCCGCCGACCTCGTGCTGGACGCCGGACCGGCGCGGCGGCCTGAGGATTATGCGGGCCTCGTCCCCGCCCACGCCCGGTTCCTGCTGGGCCCCAACCATGCGCCGGTGCGCCCGGCCTTCGTGGCCCTGCGCGAGGCCGCCCTCGCCCGTCGCGCCAAGCGCGGACCCGTTGGTCGGATCCTGGTGTCGCTGGGCATGACCGATGTCGGCGGGATCACCGGCCGGGTGGTCGCGCTCCTGGCGCCGATGCTCGGGGACATCACGCTGGATCTCGTCGTCGGGAGCGCCGCACCCAGCCTGTCAGCGCTGCGCTCCCTGGCCGCCGAGGACCCGCGCCTTGTGCTGCACGTCGACGCCCAGGACATGCCGCACCGGGTGCTGGAGGCGGACCTAGCCATCGGCGCTGGGGGCTCCACTACCTGGGAGCGGTGCGTCCTGGCCCTGCCGGCCCTGACCCTGATCCTGGCCGACAACCAGATCGCCGCCGCCCACGCCCTGGAGGCGGCCGGCGTGACCCCTTGCCTGGACCTGAACGCGGCGGACTTCGAGACGGCGTTCGTCGCGCTGGCGCAGAGCCTGATCACCGACGCGGATCGCCGCGCGGCGCTGTCGGCGTCCAGCGCCACCGTTTGCGACGGGCGCGGGGCGGACCGTGTGGCGGAGGCGTTTTGGGGGCTGATTTAA
- a CDS encoding cytidylyltransferase domain-containing protein produces the protein MILAILQARMSSTRLPGKVLMPIQRQPMIVRQIERVSRARRIDKLVVATSDRPEDDAIEAAMRREGIAVFRGSLDNVQQRFIGALDAHPADHVVRLTADCPLADPTLIDATIDLCLSKGADYVSNTPEGHAHPKGTDVEVMTAAALRRAAAEATTKEAFEHVTWDLWNQPQRWNCAWLPCFPDQGAVRWTVDRPDDYAFVAAVYDALYPTNRAFTSDDIRAFVASRPDLQDYGGDRRA, from the coding sequence ATGATCCTCGCCATTCTCCAGGCCCGCATGAGCTCGACCCGTCTGCCGGGCAAGGTGCTGATGCCGATCCAGCGTCAGCCGATGATCGTGCGGCAGATCGAGCGGGTCTCGCGGGCGCGGCGCATCGACAAGCTGGTGGTCGCCACCTCCGACCGGCCTGAGGACGACGCCATCGAGGCGGCGATGCGGCGCGAGGGGATCGCGGTGTTTCGCGGCTCGCTGGACAATGTCCAGCAGCGTTTTATCGGCGCGCTGGACGCCCATCCGGCCGATCATGTGGTGCGCCTGACCGCCGACTGCCCGCTGGCCGATCCGACCCTGATCGACGCCACGATCGACCTGTGCCTGTCCAAGGGCGCAGACTATGTCAGCAACACGCCTGAAGGCCACGCCCATCCCAAGGGCACCGACGTCGAGGTGATGACCGCCGCCGCCCTGCGCCGCGCGGCCGCCGAGGCGACAACGAAGGAAGCCTTCGAGCATGTCACTTGGGACCTGTGGAACCAGCCGCAGCGCTGGAACTGCGCCTGGCTGCCGTGCTTCCCCGACCAGGGCGCGGTGCGCTGGACGGTCGACCGGCCCGACGACTACGCCTTCGTCGCGGCAGTCTATGACGCCCTCTATCCGACGAACCGCGCCTTCACGTCCGACGACATCCGCGCCTTCGTCGCCAGCCGTCCGGATCTGCAGGATTACGGCGGCGACCGGCGGGCATGA
- a CDS encoding ATP-binding protein, producing MNAAPPVDAHAVDSVLQQALEAAPEGFALFDSEDRCVFWNARYGELWARWGVTMAAGSRFESLLRAGLAAGRYPEAGDDPAAWLAHQLERRKLDHFEEIREEFGEHLRFASRRTPAGGLITTCFKITGPRRREVQALADAGFLDTIVENTPAMLFVKDGETGNFLLVNRAAEAQLGVPRAELLGRSDYDFFPKEQADAFAAADRQVIASGRLFTIDEEPLDTPHNGRRWLHTRKIAIPGEDGRSHLLVICEDITERKASAAALAEALQKAEAASVAKSEFLANMSHEIRTPLNGVIGMAEVLSRTALDDAQREMMEVILNSGRALNLLLSDILDLSKIEAGGLELSRDPVDLREAITAAVAVFKAVAENKGLAFRLTFADDFHDHVLGDALRIRQIVANLTSNAVKFTASGSVTIEARTRVEPDGRVDLLVSVQDTGEGFDSGMADRLFERFQQADGSVTRKVGGTGLGLPIARRLARLMEGDVSCAAQPGGGATFRFEARLASDAGRPQPKPVDPRSEGALERRLRVLLAEDHPTNQKVIGLMLADAADVVVAVDGRAAIEAYEKDAFDVVLMDTQMPVMDGLAAIAEIRRREREARARRIPIISLTANAMPHQVQACLEAGADLHLAKPVSIQGLFATLNAALEVGASQEG from the coding sequence ATGAACGCCGCTCCCCCTGTGGACGCCCACGCCGTCGACTCGGTCTTGCAGCAGGCGCTTGAAGCGGCGCCCGAGGGCTTCGCGCTGTTTGACAGCGAGGATCGCTGCGTCTTTTGGAACGCGCGCTATGGCGAACTTTGGGCCAGGTGGGGCGTCACCATGGCGGCTGGGAGCCGCTTTGAAAGCCTGTTGCGCGCAGGTCTGGCGGCAGGGCGTTATCCGGAGGCTGGCGACGACCCGGCCGCTTGGTTGGCCCATCAGCTTGAGCGGCGCAAACTGGACCACTTCGAGGAGATCCGCGAAGAGTTTGGAGAGCATCTGCGGTTCGCAAGCCGGCGCACGCCCGCCGGCGGCCTGATCACGACCTGCTTCAAGATCACCGGGCCGCGCCGGCGGGAAGTCCAAGCGCTCGCGGACGCCGGCTTTCTGGACACGATCGTCGAGAACACGCCGGCCATGCTGTTCGTCAAGGACGGCGAGACGGGGAACTTCCTGCTGGTCAACAGGGCCGCCGAGGCCCAGCTGGGCGTACCGCGCGCCGAGCTTCTTGGTCGCAGCGACTATGACTTCTTTCCCAAGGAACAGGCCGACGCTTTCGCCGCCGCCGACCGTCAGGTGATCGCGAGCGGCCGTCTCTTCACAATCGACGAAGAGCCGCTCGACACGCCGCACAATGGTCGCCGGTGGTTACACACCCGCAAGATCGCGATCCCGGGCGAGGACGGCCGCAGCCACCTGCTGGTGATCTGCGAAGACATTACCGAGCGTAAGGCCAGCGCCGCAGCCCTGGCCGAGGCGCTACAGAAGGCGGAGGCGGCCAGCGTCGCCAAGAGCGAGTTCCTGGCCAATATGAGCCACGAGATCCGTACGCCCCTGAACGGGGTGATCGGCATGGCCGAGGTGCTCAGCCGCACCGCTCTGGACGACGCCCAGCGCGAGATGATGGAGGTGATCCTCAACTCCGGCCGGGCGTTGAACCTGCTGCTCAGCGACATTCTCGATCTGTCCAAGATCGAGGCCGGGGGGCTGGAGCTGTCACGCGACCCGGTGGACCTGCGCGAGGCGATCACCGCCGCAGTCGCCGTCTTCAAAGCGGTGGCCGAGAACAAGGGCTTGGCCTTTCGACTGACCTTCGCCGACGATTTCCACGACCATGTCCTGGGCGACGCCCTTCGCATCCGACAGATCGTGGCCAACCTGACGAGCAACGCGGTCAAGTTTACCGCCTCGGGATCGGTCACGATCGAGGCCCGGACGCGGGTCGAACCGGATGGCCGTGTCGACCTGCTCGTCAGCGTCCAGGACACCGGCGAGGGGTTCGACAGCGGCATGGCCGATCGGCTGTTCGAGCGCTTCCAGCAGGCCGACGGCTCGGTGACGCGCAAGGTCGGCGGCACGGGTCTGGGACTGCCGATCGCGCGTCGTCTGGCCCGGTTGATGGAGGGGGACGTTTCCTGCGCCGCCCAGCCGGGCGGAGGCGCCACCTTCCGCTTCGAGGCCCGCCTCGCGTCCGACGCGGGGCGACCCCAGCCCAAGCCTGTCGATCCGCGCTCCGAGGGCGCGCTGGAACGGCGCCTGCGGGTGCTGTTGGCTGAGGACCATCCCACCAATCAGAAGGTGATCGGGTTGATGTTGGCGGACGCCGCTGACGTGGTCGTGGCCGTCGACGGTCGGGCTGCTATCGAGGCCTATGAAAAAGACGCCTTCGACGTTGTGCTGATGGACACCCAGATGCCGGTCATGGACGGCCTGGCCGCAATCGCCGAGATCCGCAGGCGCGAACGCGAGGCGCGGGCGCGGCGCATACCGATCATCTCGCTGACGGCCAACGCCATGCCTCATCAGGTCCAGGCCTGCCTTGAGGCGGGCGCCGATCTGCACCTGGCCAAGCCGGTCAGCATCCAAGGCCTGTTCGCCACGCTCAACGCGGCGCTGGAGGTCGGGGCGAGCCAGGAGGGCTAG
- a CDS encoding mitochondrial fission ELM1 family protein — translation MTQDTPAPSKTPPLKVWAVSDGRAGIEAQVVGLSEALARLVPCEVTVKRVGWQGNTGRLPWWLNLLPKRWLTPESGIPASRNPDDWPDLWIAAGRATLPLSIRAKRWSGGKTFVVQIQDPRVPAPMFDLVIPPKHDRMSGDNIFPITGSPHRVTPQRLSGEYEAFKDLIEPLPQPRVAVLVGGKSKAFDLSSERAAQIAHSIQIPLEQDGGSLLMTFSRRTPDPARALMTARLRHLPGVIWNGEGANPYFAFLAAADYILVTEDSTNMATEAASTGKPVFVLKMDGSSLKFRLFHEELERQGAARPYGGAFHGWTYEPVNETDRAAREVLTRIGVEIPEPVAKDPEPAAKAKPKARPGAKAKASDEPAPPKARKPRTAKPKA, via the coding sequence TTGACCCAGGACACCCCCGCCCCGTCGAAGACCCCGCCGCTGAAGGTGTGGGCCGTTTCCGATGGTCGCGCCGGCATCGAGGCCCAGGTGGTGGGCCTGTCGGAGGCGCTCGCGCGTCTGGTCCCCTGCGAGGTCACCGTCAAGCGCGTTGGCTGGCAGGGAAACACCGGGCGCCTGCCCTGGTGGCTGAACCTGTTGCCCAAGCGCTGGCTGACGCCGGAGAGCGGCATCCCCGCGAGCCGGAACCCCGACGACTGGCCAGACCTGTGGATCGCCGCCGGCCGCGCCACCCTGCCCCTTTCGATCCGCGCCAAGCGCTGGTCGGGCGGCAAGACCTTCGTGGTTCAGATCCAGGACCCGCGCGTGCCGGCGCCCATGTTCGACCTGGTCATTCCGCCCAAGCACGACCGCATGTCGGGCGACAACATCTTCCCGATCACCGGCTCGCCGCACCGGGTGACTCCTCAGCGCCTGTCGGGCGAGTATGAGGCCTTCAAGGACCTGATCGAGCCCCTGCCCCAGCCCCGCGTGGCGGTGTTGGTGGGCGGTAAGTCCAAGGCCTTCGACCTCTCCAGCGAGCGGGCGGCCCAGATCGCCCATTCGATCCAGATTCCGCTGGAGCAGGACGGCGGCAGCCTGCTGATGACCTTCTCGCGCCGCACGCCCGACCCCGCCCGGGCGCTGATGACCGCGCGCCTGCGCCACCTGCCCGGCGTGATCTGGAACGGTGAGGGCGCCAACCCCTACTTCGCCTTCCTGGCTGCGGCCGACTATATCCTCGTCACCGAGGACTCGACCAACATGGCCACGGAGGCCGCCTCGACCGGCAAGCCCGTGTTCGTGCTGAAGATGGACGGCTCGAGCCTGAAGTTCCGCCTGTTCCACGAAGAGCTGGAACGTCAGGGCGCGGCACGCCCCTATGGCGGGGCCTTCCACGGCTGGACCTACGAACCCGTCAACGAGACCGACCGCGCCGCCCGCGAGGTGCTGACCAGGATCGGGGTGGAGATTCCGGAGCCGGTCGCCAAGGATCCAGAGCCAGCGGCGAAGGCGAAGCCCAAGGCGCGACCCGGCGCCAAAGCCAAGGCCTCGGATGAACCCGCCCCGCCGAAGGCCCGCAAGCCCCGCACAGCTAAGCCGAAAGCCTGA